The following coding sequences are from one Arthrobacter crystallopoietes window:
- a CDS encoding fluoride efflux transporter FluC — protein sequence MRTTPAAHLGRPEKPPLPPATVWTAVAVGGLLGTEARYGLGLLIPEATGVLPLTTLGINVVGSLLLGIVTAFWTERPEAPAWLHAGLGPGLLGSFTTFSAVTIAIEQLAAAGRHEVWLAYLVLSLAAGLAAAVAGLVLGQVLVRRTVGSTAGQS from the coding sequence ATGAGAACGACGCCGGCTGCGCACCTTGGGCGGCCGGAAAAACCTCCGCTGCCGCCCGCCACCGTCTGGACAGCTGTGGCCGTCGGCGGGCTGCTCGGCACCGAGGCGCGTTACGGCCTGGGGCTGCTCATTCCCGAAGCCACCGGCGTTCTTCCGTTGACCACGCTGGGGATCAATGTCGTAGGTAGCCTCCTGCTGGGGATAGTCACCGCCTTCTGGACGGAACGACCGGAGGCTCCGGCGTGGCTCCACGCCGGCCTTGGCCCCGGCCTCTTAGGTTCCTTCACGACGTTTTCGGCCGTCACCATCGCCATCGAGCAGCTTGCCGCTGCCGGCCGCCATGAGGTTTGGCTCGCGTATCTGGTATTGTCCCTCGCCGCCGGGCTGGCCGCGGCCGTGGCCGGCTTGGTGCTCGGCCAAGTGCTCGTGAGGCGCACGGTCGGCTCAACGGCCGGACAGTCGTGA
- a CDS encoding AfsR/SARP family transcriptional regulator → MATDRPWDLQLVGGWQLHRGGNPVKVALRQQRLIAALALYGRQSRTFLAGLLWPDSSEHQAAGSLRESVFLVNRTLPQLLSSTQDPVDLDEHVSVDVREIKVQAARLEEHANPGLQQSLLEAVQDAELLPGWYEDWVISEQERWQRLRLSVLERLAKQFLLLGRIDPAMEAARAATTIEPLRESAQRLLLQCYLAEGNNAEALRAYQSFRIRLRQEFGVAPSPIISDLISSLLEGSDGEQQLGRSGGRG, encoded by the coding sequence ATGGCTACCGATCGACCTTGGGATTTACAACTTGTGGGGGGCTGGCAACTGCATCGCGGGGGTAACCCTGTGAAAGTTGCTTTGCGCCAGCAACGCCTTATTGCGGCCTTGGCTCTGTATGGCAGGCAGTCCCGAACTTTTTTGGCCGGATTGCTGTGGCCGGACAGCTCGGAGCATCAGGCGGCGGGCAGTCTTCGGGAGAGTGTCTTCCTGGTTAATCGGACGTTGCCTCAGCTCCTGTCATCGACGCAGGATCCGGTGGACTTGGACGAGCACGTCAGCGTTGATGTCCGCGAGATCAAGGTGCAGGCAGCCCGGCTGGAGGAACATGCCAATCCCGGCCTCCAGCAGAGCCTGCTGGAGGCGGTGCAGGACGCCGAATTGTTGCCGGGCTGGTACGAAGACTGGGTTATCTCCGAACAGGAGAGGTGGCAGCGCCTGCGCCTGTCGGTGCTTGAGCGGCTGGCCAAGCAGTTTCTGCTGCTGGGAAGGATCGATCCGGCGATGGAAGCTGCGCGCGCTGCGACGACCATAGAGCCTCTACGCGAGAGTGCACAACGGTTACTGCTCCAGTGCTACCTGGCGGAGGGAAACAATGCGGAAGCGCTGCGGGCTTACCAGTCCTTCCGGATCAGGCTGCGCCAGGAATTCGGTGTTGCCCCCTCGCCAATCATTTCGGACTTGATCAGTTCGCTCCTGGAAGGGTCGGATGGCGAGCAGCAACTGGGGCGGAGCGGAGGCCGCGGATAG
- the ftsE gene encoding cell division ATP-binding protein FtsE, producing the protein MIRFDNVTKIYDQNTRPALDKVSLEVDRGDFAFLVGASGSGKSTFIRLVLKEDRATRGSVYVAGQNVANIPSWRVPKLRRGIGVVFQDFRLLPNKTVAGNVAFAMQVIGKSRAMIRETVPEVLKTVGLEGKDHRMPHELSGGEQQRVAIARAIVNKPGILLADEPTGNLDPTTSMGIMKVLDRINQNGTTVVMATHDNVIVNDMRKRVIELVDGVLVRDEAEGIYVGAQGDNK; encoded by the coding sequence ATGATTAGATTCGACAACGTCACTAAGATTTACGACCAGAACACGCGACCCGCTCTGGACAAGGTCAGCCTTGAAGTGGACCGCGGGGATTTCGCGTTCCTGGTTGGAGCTTCGGGATCAGGGAAGTCCACCTTCATCCGGCTGGTCCTCAAGGAGGACCGGGCTACCCGTGGCTCCGTTTACGTGGCCGGCCAGAACGTCGCCAACATTCCAAGCTGGCGGGTGCCCAAGCTGCGTCGCGGTATCGGCGTTGTCTTCCAGGATTTCCGGCTGCTGCCGAATAAAACCGTTGCCGGCAACGTGGCCTTCGCCATGCAGGTAATCGGCAAGAGCCGGGCGATGATCCGCGAGACGGTTCCCGAAGTACTCAAGACGGTCGGCCTGGAAGGCAAGGACCACCGCATGCCTCATGAGCTCTCCGGCGGCGAACAGCAACGAGTGGCTATCGCCCGGGCCATCGTGAATAAGCCCGGTATCCTGCTGGCCGACGAGCCGACCGGAAACCTTGATCCCACCACCTCGATGGGCATCATGAAGGTCCTGGACCGGATCAATCAAAACGGCACCACCGTCGTCATGGCGACGCATGACAATGTGATCGTGAACGACATGCGCAAGCGAGTGATCGAACTGGTCGACGGCGTACTGGTCCGCGATGAGGCCGAAGGCATCTACGTTGGCGCCCAGGGTGATAACAAATGA
- the smpB gene encoding SsrA-binding protein SmpB — MPRESGRKVVATNRKARHDYHIMDTFEAGMALMGTEVKSLREGRASLVDGFCVFYNDELYLEAVYIPEYLNGSWTNHSARRRRKLLLHREELNKISHKIRESGFTIVPLQLYFNDGRAKVEIAIARGKKDYDKRQTLREQQDKREALRAMRERNRGSA; from the coding sequence GTGCCCAGGGAAAGTGGCCGGAAGGTAGTGGCCACCAATCGCAAGGCCCGGCATGACTACCACATTATGGATACCTTTGAGGCTGGCATGGCGCTCATGGGAACCGAGGTCAAATCGCTGCGCGAGGGCAGGGCGTCCCTAGTGGACGGTTTCTGCGTTTTCTACAACGATGAGCTGTATCTGGAAGCCGTCTATATCCCGGAGTATCTCAACGGCAGTTGGACAAATCACTCCGCCCGGCGGCGCCGGAAACTCTTGCTGCACCGCGAAGAGCTGAACAAGATCTCACACAAGATCCGCGAATCCGGCTTCACGATTGTTCCGCTTCAGCTTTACTTCAACGACGGCCGGGCGAAGGTCGAAATCGCAATTGCCCGCGGCAAGAAGGACTACGACAAGCGTCAGACGTTGCGTGAACAGCAGGACAAGCGTGAAGCGCTACGTGCCATGCGTGAGCGCAACCGCGGCTCTGCCTGA
- a CDS encoding metal ABC transporter solute-binding protein, Zn/Mn family yields the protein MSTTPSSPLSELDPAHAADFHANGEHYKDQLDGVMQELKDAFQDSDAVAALVTCEGAFSYLARDAGLKEAFLWPVNSDAEGTPRQIKDTIAFVQQNQVPAVFCESTVNPGAMEQVAAATGAELVTPLYVDSLSGPDGPVPSHLDLIRHDIALIKEGLAS from the coding sequence ATGTCGACAACACCGTCGTCGCCCCTGAGCGAGCTGGATCCGGCGCATGCCGCGGACTTCCATGCCAACGGCGAACACTACAAGGACCAACTGGACGGTGTCATGCAGGAACTGAAGGACGCCTTCCAGGACAGCGACGCCGTTGCCGCCCTGGTGACCTGCGAGGGCGCTTTCTCCTATCTAGCGAGGGACGCCGGTCTGAAGGAAGCTTTCCTGTGGCCGGTGAACTCCGACGCCGAAGGTACCCCCCGGCAGATCAAAGACACCATCGCCTTTGTGCAGCAGAACCAGGTTCCGGCTGTGTTCTGCGAATCCACGGTAAATCCCGGCGCGATGGAACAGGTTGCCGCCGCGACCGGCGCCGAACTCGTCACCCCGCTCTACGTCGATTCGCTGTCCGGTCCCGACGGCCCGGTACCGAGCCATCTGGACCTTATCCGGCACGACATCGCCCTGATCAAAGAAGGACTCGCCTCATGA
- a CDS encoding TadE/TadG family type IV pilus assembly protein, producing the protein MRRLITLLRAPAGLRSERGSAAVDFVLVGGVLTLIFVSIMQLALVLHVRNTLIDAAGSGARYGALADRGPEDARGRTVSLITGSLNAAYATDVHVEEIQRGGIRTLRVTVNAPLPAVGLVGPAGGLEVEGHAALSR; encoded by the coding sequence ATGCGCCGCTTGATAACGCTGCTGCGCGCTCCGGCCGGTCTTCGCTCCGAGCGTGGCTCAGCGGCTGTGGATTTCGTGCTGGTCGGCGGCGTCCTGACGCTGATCTTCGTTTCGATCATGCAGTTGGCCCTTGTTCTGCATGTGCGGAACACCTTGATCGATGCCGCCGGTTCCGGGGCCCGCTACGGTGCCTTGGCAGATCGCGGGCCGGAAGACGCCCGGGGCCGCACGGTATCCCTGATCACCGGCTCCCTGAACGCTGCCTATGCCACGGACGTACACGTGGAGGAGATCCAACGCGGGGGAATCAGGACACTTCGGGTGACGGTAAACGCTCCGTTGCCAGCGGTCGGACTGGTGGGTCCTGCAGGCGGATTGGAGGTGGAGGGCCATGCGGCACTGTCCCGATAG
- a CDS encoding metal-dependent transcriptional regulator: protein MPPNKHSPALSSGSASVQDYVKVIYSFTEWQDEPISSSQLANRLGVANSSVSEMVRKLVELGLAIHEPYSAVELSDEGRRLALAMVRRHRLLETFLVQELDYAWDEVHDEAELLEHTVSDTFIERLSAKLGYPDRDPHGDPIPDAHGAVNIPQAHQLASLDAGHTGRITRISDANPELLRFLSAEDIGLDDHVEVIGHKPFGGPLVVRVGTAGRNRELDLGIEAASALWVFSDKPHAGCALTT, encoded by the coding sequence ATGCCTCCGAACAAGCACAGTCCCGCCCTTAGCAGCGGCTCCGCCAGTGTCCAGGACTACGTCAAGGTGATCTACTCCTTCACCGAGTGGCAGGATGAGCCGATCAGCTCGTCCCAGCTGGCCAACAGGCTGGGCGTCGCCAACTCCTCCGTGTCTGAAATGGTGCGCAAGCTCGTCGAGCTTGGGCTCGCCATCCACGAACCGTACAGCGCCGTGGAGCTGAGTGACGAGGGCCGCCGGCTTGCTCTGGCCATGGTTCGCCGGCACCGGCTGCTGGAGACCTTCCTGGTCCAGGAACTCGACTATGCCTGGGACGAGGTCCACGACGAGGCCGAACTGCTCGAACACACCGTTTCGGACACTTTCATCGAACGGCTGTCCGCCAAGCTCGGCTATCCCGACCGGGACCCGCACGGCGATCCGATTCCGGATGCACACGGCGCCGTAAACATTCCGCAGGCACATCAACTCGCCAGCCTGGATGCGGGCCATACGGGCCGGATCACGCGCATCAGCGACGCGAATCCCGAACTCCTGAGGTTCCTCAGCGCCGAGGACATCGGCTTGGATGACCACGTGGAGGTCATCGGCCACAAGCCTTTCGGCGGCCCCCTGGTAGTCCGCGTCGGTACCGCTGGGCGAAACCGGGAGCTGGATCTGGGTATTGAGGCGGCCTCGGCGCTGTGGGTCTTCAGTGACAAACCCCACGCTGGCTGCGCCCTCACCACATGA
- a CDS encoding metal ABC transporter permease, protein MDVINWVLEPLQYGFLTRALLVTLAAAVVSAVLSCWLILMGWSLMGDAVSHAVLPGVALAYIVGLPFSLGAFIFGAGAVALIGAVRSTTKLKADTAIGVVFTGLFALGLAIISKTPSQTDLQHILFGNVLGVNTAELLQVLVLGAITLAVLLYKRRDLTLLAFDRIHAHAIGLNTRWLSALMLGLLALTVVVGLQAVGIILMVAMLITPGATAFLLTRRFDTMLLIAASITASAALAGIYASYYLDISTGASVVLAQSVVFVAVYLFSRRNGVVWQWQRRRSARRRVSEQPSIPTSV, encoded by the coding sequence ATGGACGTCATTAATTGGGTGCTGGAGCCGCTGCAGTACGGCTTCTTGACCCGCGCGCTGCTGGTGACGCTGGCGGCGGCCGTGGTCTCAGCCGTACTGTCCTGCTGGCTGATCCTGATGGGCTGGTCCCTCATGGGCGACGCGGTATCCCATGCAGTGCTGCCCGGCGTGGCGCTGGCGTACATTGTCGGCCTGCCGTTCTCGCTGGGCGCCTTCATCTTCGGTGCCGGTGCCGTAGCGCTGATCGGCGCCGTCCGGTCCACCACGAAACTCAAAGCTGACACGGCCATCGGCGTCGTTTTTACCGGCCTTTTTGCCCTCGGCCTGGCCATCATTTCCAAGACTCCGAGCCAAACGGATCTGCAACACATCCTGTTCGGCAACGTCCTCGGGGTAAATACCGCGGAACTGCTCCAGGTACTTGTGCTGGGCGCGATCACACTGGCCGTGCTGCTCTACAAGCGGCGTGACCTGACGCTGCTGGCGTTCGACCGGATCCATGCCCACGCCATCGGGCTGAACACGCGCTGGCTTTCCGCCCTGATGCTGGGGCTGCTGGCCCTGACCGTTGTGGTGGGCCTGCAAGCGGTAGGCATTATCCTGATGGTGGCCATGCTGATCACGCCCGGCGCCACGGCATTCCTGTTGACCCGCCGCTTCGACACCATGCTGCTGATCGCGGCGTCGATAACGGCATCGGCCGCGCTTGCCGGCATCTACGCCAGCTACTACTTGGACATTTCCACCGGCGCCTCGGTGGTCCTGGCCCAGTCCGTGGTCTTCGTCGCCGTCTACCTGTTCTCCCGGCGCAACGGGGTAGTCTGGCAATGGCAGCGGCGGCGCAGCGCCAGGCGCCGGGTCTCCGAACAGCCGAGCATCCCCACGTCCGTCTAG
- a CDS encoding fluoride efflux transporter FluC — translation MTALAALLVGVFGMVGALVRFAADTMFSRAGASRTARAAWPWSTLLVNVAGSFIIGLGYSLTVQSSLTEPWSTALATGLAGGLTTFSSWTVATVRLWAERRLVAAVVNLAANLALGLGAAALGLLLLG, via the coding sequence GTGACCGCTCTGGCCGCGTTGCTGGTGGGTGTCTTCGGCATGGTAGGGGCGCTGGTGAGGTTCGCCGCGGATACCATGTTCAGCCGGGCCGGTGCCTCCAGGACCGCGCGCGCGGCCTGGCCCTGGTCAACCTTGCTGGTCAACGTAGCCGGCTCGTTCATCATCGGGCTGGGCTATTCATTGACCGTGCAGAGTTCGCTGACGGAGCCATGGAGTACGGCGCTGGCGACGGGACTGGCTGGCGGCCTGACGACGTTCAGCTCCTGGACGGTTGCCACCGTCCGACTGTGGGCAGAACGGCGGCTTGTTGCCGCCGTCGTCAATCTTGCGGCCAATCTTGCGCTCGGCCTGGGAGCGGCAGCGCTGGGTCTGCTGCTGCTCGGATGA
- the prfB gene encoding peptide chain release factor 2: MAEIDFPAEIRALRATYDSIEAVTDVETIRKDIAELSEQAGVPDLWDDPAAAQQITSKLSHRQSDLERLEKLEARIDDLEVLVELGQGEDDADSMAEAASELAALKKALAQLEVVTLLSGEYDEREAVVTIRAGAGGVDAADFAEMLMRLYLRWAERHGYPTTVLDTSYAEEAGLKSATFEVKAPYAFGTLSVEAGTHRLVRISPFDNQGRRQTSFAAVEVIPLIEQTDSIDIPDNEIKVDVFRSSGPGGQSVNTTDSAVRLTHLPTGIVVSMQNEKSQIQNRAAALRVLQSRLLLLKKEQENAEKKALAGDVKASWGDQMRSYVLNPYQMVKDLRTEHEVGNTSAVFDGEIDDFIDAGIRWRANTRNSAE, translated from the coding sequence ATGGCTGAGATCGACTTTCCCGCAGAAATCCGCGCCCTGCGCGCCACCTATGACTCCATCGAGGCAGTGACCGATGTCGAAACCATCCGCAAGGACATCGCAGAGCTGAGCGAGCAGGCCGGCGTGCCCGATCTCTGGGACGATCCCGCCGCAGCACAGCAGATCACGTCAAAGCTCTCGCACCGCCAGTCCGATCTTGAACGGCTGGAAAAACTTGAGGCGCGGATCGACGATCTGGAGGTGCTCGTTGAGCTGGGCCAGGGTGAGGATGACGCCGACTCGATGGCGGAGGCAGCCAGCGAGCTGGCGGCATTGAAGAAAGCGCTCGCCCAGCTCGAAGTCGTCACCTTGCTCTCGGGCGAGTACGACGAGCGGGAAGCTGTTGTCACGATCCGCGCTGGCGCCGGCGGCGTTGACGCAGCCGATTTCGCGGAAATGCTCATGCGTCTGTACCTGCGCTGGGCGGAGCGCCACGGGTACCCCACGACAGTACTGGACACGTCCTATGCCGAAGAAGCAGGGCTGAAATCGGCGACCTTCGAAGTCAAGGCACCTTACGCCTTCGGTACGTTATCGGTCGAGGCCGGTACCCATCGCCTGGTACGGATCAGTCCTTTCGATAACCAAGGCCGGCGCCAGACGTCCTTTGCCGCGGTGGAGGTGATCCCGCTGATCGAGCAGACGGATTCCATTGATATTCCGGACAACGAGATCAAGGTCGACGTTTTCCGTTCTTCCGGACCGGGAGGACAGTCGGTGAACACCACGGACTCAGCCGTGCGGCTGACGCACCTTCCCACCGGCATCGTGGTTTCGATGCAGAACGAGAAATCGCAGATTCAGAACCGCGCCGCCGCGCTTCGCGTGTTGCAATCCCGGCTGCTGCTGCTGAAAAAAGAGCAGGAAAACGCGGAGAAGAAAGCCCTCGCCGGGGATGTCAAGGCATCCTGGGGTGACCAGATGCGTTCCTACGTACTGAATCCTTACCAGATGGTCAAAGACCTGCGTACCGAACACGAGGTCGGTAATACGTCTGCCGTATTCGACGGGGAGATCGATGATTTTATCGACGCCGGTATCCGCTGGCGTGCGAACACCCGCAACTCCGCGGAATAG
- the ftsX gene encoding permease-like cell division protein FtsX yields the protein MRLAFILGEIGSGLRRNLSMVVSVILVTFISLTFVGAAGMLQLQINQMKGYWYDKVQVAVFLCVDTSTAASCASGPVTDEQRAEIKNTLESPAVAQYVDTYLYESQEDALGHFRDQFANSPIVDSVTADQLPESFRVSLVDPEKYEVINEIFSSLPGVEVVVDQREILERVFSVMNIASLVAVSIAAIMIVCAILLIATTIRLSAFSRRRETGIMRLVGASKAVIQLPFVLEGVIAAVIGALLASVTLWAVARFFIGDWLAQQYPDTAFISEGSVLLIAPALILLGTVLAGISSLLTLRRYLKV from the coding sequence ATGAGGCTCGCATTCATTCTTGGTGAAATCGGTTCCGGATTGCGCCGCAATCTTTCCATGGTCGTCTCCGTCATCCTGGTCACGTTCATCTCGCTGACGTTCGTCGGGGCTGCCGGTATGCTCCAGTTGCAGATCAACCAGATGAAGGGCTACTGGTACGACAAGGTCCAGGTCGCCGTCTTCCTCTGCGTCGATACGTCGACGGCGGCAAGCTGTGCCTCCGGGCCAGTAACCGACGAACAGCGGGCGGAAATCAAAAACACGCTTGAGTCGCCTGCTGTCGCGCAGTACGTGGACACCTACCTATACGAGTCGCAAGAGGACGCGTTGGGACACTTCCGCGACCAGTTCGCTAACTCGCCGATTGTGGATTCCGTAACGGCGGATCAGCTGCCGGAGTCCTTCCGTGTCAGCCTCGTGGACCCGGAAAAGTACGAGGTTATCAACGAGATCTTCTCCTCGTTGCCCGGCGTCGAAGTTGTTGTGGACCAGCGGGAGATCCTGGAGCGGGTCTTCAGCGTGATGAACATAGCCTCCCTCGTGGCGGTCAGTATCGCCGCCATCATGATTGTGTGCGCGATCCTGCTGATCGCGACGACCATCCGTCTCTCGGCCTTCAGCCGACGTCGTGAGACGGGCATCATGCGTCTGGTAGGAGCTTCGAAGGCGGTGATCCAGTTGCCGTTTGTGCTGGAAGGCGTCATTGCCGCTGTCATCGGCGCGCTGTTGGCTTCGGTCACGTTGTGGGCAGTGGCGCGGTTCTTTATCGGCGACTGGCTGGCACAGCAATATCCGGATACGGCCTTCATATCGGAGGGATCGGTGCTCCTGATCGCACCTGCGCTGATCCTGCTCGGTACCGTGCTGGCAGGAATTTCCTCTCTTCTTACCCTCCGACGCTATTTGAAGGTCTAG
- a CDS encoding carboxylate-amine ligase has product MASLGIEEEYLLLNPATGLPEAVADKVAQNLESLQVARGDIQRELLNCQIETATAVCSTLTEAEESLLNFRRQLDTAARKAGVRAAATGTAARIHEDYPEVTDKQRYHDLKASAKGIVADQFVNGQHVHVSVPDKESGVQALNRIRPWLPVIVALSSNSPFWLDRDSGFASWRIVHYRRWPVQGCPPLFADAADYERRIQRLVDTGVVIDRGVLTWLARLSDRYPTLEVRAADVQLEAQDAVLIAALIRGLVVTALAEAEAGKEFPDLDAELLDAAVWQAGRQGLADKLIDPFSGLLLPARDVVNLLVRRIRPALEEAGDAEWVDASLERLWTDGIGAERQRRVMAAGGMPALMDLYAGSLTAEP; this is encoded by the coding sequence ATGGCATCGCTGGGAATTGAGGAAGAGTACCTGCTGCTCAATCCGGCCACGGGATTGCCCGAGGCGGTCGCAGACAAGGTGGCCCAGAACCTGGAGTCCCTGCAGGTGGCCCGCGGGGATATCCAGCGGGAGCTGCTCAATTGCCAGATCGAAACCGCCACGGCCGTTTGCTCCACACTGACCGAGGCCGAGGAATCGTTGCTGAATTTCCGCCGCCAGCTGGACACCGCTGCACGGAAGGCGGGCGTCCGCGCGGCCGCGACCGGCACGGCAGCACGGATCCACGAAGACTACCCGGAGGTGACGGACAAGCAGCGTTACCACGACTTAAAAGCCAGCGCCAAAGGGATTGTCGCCGACCAGTTCGTCAACGGCCAGCACGTACATGTTTCAGTCCCCGACAAGGAGTCGGGCGTGCAGGCCTTGAACCGGATCCGGCCCTGGTTGCCGGTCATCGTGGCGCTGAGCTCGAATTCGCCATTCTGGTTGGACCGCGACAGCGGGTTTGCCAGCTGGCGGATTGTGCACTACCGCCGTTGGCCAGTCCAAGGCTGTCCCCCGCTGTTCGCTGATGCTGCCGACTACGAGCGGCGGATCCAGCGGCTGGTGGACACCGGCGTTGTCATCGACCGGGGCGTCCTCACCTGGCTGGCGCGCCTGTCCGACCGCTACCCCACATTGGAAGTGCGCGCGGCCGATGTGCAGCTGGAAGCCCAGGACGCAGTCCTCATCGCCGCGCTGATCCGCGGACTGGTCGTCACAGCCCTCGCCGAAGCGGAGGCCGGCAAAGAGTTTCCCGACCTCGACGCCGAACTCCTCGATGCGGCAGTCTGGCAAGCCGGACGGCAAGGGCTGGCCGATAAGCTGATCGACCCGTTCTCCGGACTCCTCCTGCCCGCCCGCGATGTGGTCAACTTGCTGGTTCGCCGCATCCGGCCAGCCCTTGAGGAAGCCGGCGACGCTGAGTGGGTAGACGCTTCCCTGGAACGCTTATGGACCGACGGCATCGGAGCGGAACGGCAACGGCGCGTCATGGCAGCTGGCGGAATGCCGGCGCTAATGGATCTCTACGCTGGCTCGCTGACCGCCGAGCCCTGA
- a CDS encoding M23 family metallopeptidase, whose translation MSTEQNNRLGNRTVNRLHAGRKSCLPQGIISAALAAFLAFSLGTAGPVQADQLDDRKEALEQEMAEVEHSLEFLDADIIETVKQLKEYQSQLPAAQQKLAEAQGRVEEAANKVAALAQRVDMALQTKDNINQQLDDDKEELAETREIIGQIATQAYKQGGVPSNLTLFFGSEGDSGLADTIGLADQALRSQNAALNKLSQQNATNVNSKARLEAVEEEIRDLKRQAEEALAAEQTARDEAAAEKEKVDTLIADTSALSDKLQAQKPKIQQQLAEVEKQHQQVQADIAERQERLRREAEERRKKEEAERKAAQAAWEKEQARIKAAKAAAAAANQPVPQIVPTVEPPPAAPSESSSFGLASPVSGPVTSGYGWRATPAGTIDFGGSGGYMHTGLDYGSACGTPVRAPASGEVWTSGWGGAAGNMVVISHGVVSGSALATNYFHLTRSAVSVGQRVSQGDVIGYVGTTGNSTGCHLHFETILNGSLVNPMGLL comes from the coding sequence ATGTCTACTGAGCAGAACAACAGGTTGGGGAACCGGACAGTGAACCGTTTACACGCGGGTAGGAAGTCGTGTCTGCCGCAGGGGATTATCAGCGCCGCGCTGGCCGCCTTCCTGGCGTTTTCCCTCGGTACCGCAGGTCCCGTACAGGCGGATCAGCTGGACGATCGCAAAGAAGCGCTCGAGCAGGAAATGGCCGAAGTTGAGCATTCACTGGAATTCCTGGACGCCGACATCATAGAGACGGTAAAGCAGCTTAAGGAGTACCAGAGCCAGTTGCCCGCGGCCCAGCAGAAACTGGCAGAGGCGCAGGGACGGGTCGAGGAAGCGGCGAACAAGGTCGCGGCTCTGGCGCAGCGCGTTGACATGGCGTTGCAGACCAAGGACAACATCAATCAGCAGCTCGATGATGACAAGGAAGAGCTCGCTGAAACCCGGGAGATCATAGGGCAGATCGCCACCCAGGCCTACAAGCAAGGCGGCGTCCCGTCTAACCTGACGCTGTTCTTTGGCTCGGAGGGTGACTCTGGCCTGGCCGACACCATCGGCTTGGCAGACCAGGCCTTGCGCAGCCAGAACGCCGCCTTGAACAAGCTTTCCCAACAGAACGCTACGAACGTGAACTCGAAGGCCCGGCTCGAGGCGGTCGAGGAAGAAATCCGGGACCTCAAGCGGCAGGCCGAAGAGGCATTGGCTGCCGAGCAGACTGCCCGGGATGAGGCCGCAGCCGAGAAGGAGAAGGTGGACACGCTGATCGCGGATACCTCCGCCCTTTCGGATAAACTGCAGGCCCAGAAACCGAAGATCCAGCAGCAGCTGGCTGAGGTCGAGAAACAGCACCAGCAGGTGCAGGCCGATATCGCCGAACGGCAGGAAAGGCTGCGGCGCGAAGCCGAAGAACGCCGCAAGAAGGAAGAGGCCGAGCGCAAGGCGGCCCAAGCTGCCTGGGAGAAGGAACAGGCGCGGATCAAGGCCGCCAAGGCGGCTGCCGCGGCAGCCAACCAGCCGGTCCCGCAGATTGTTCCCACGGTCGAACCACCGCCCGCCGCGCCGAGTGAGTCGTCCTCGTTCGGTCTGGCCTCTCCGGTGTCCGGCCCGGTGACCTCCGGATACGGGTGGAGGGCAACCCCCGCCGGCACAATCGATTTTGGCGGTTCCGGCGGTTACATGCACACCGGACTGGACTATGGGTCAGCCTGCGGCACGCCGGTGCGCGCGCCTGCCAGTGGCGAAGTTTGGACGTCCGGGTGGGGCGGTGCCGCCGGAAACATGGTAGTGATCAGCCACGGCGTGGTGTCCGGCAGTGCCTTGGCCACGAACTACTTCCACCTGACGCGGTCCGCCGTGTCCGTTGGCCAGAGGGTCAGCCAAGGGGATGTTATCGGTTACGTTGGAACAACCGGCAACTCGACCGGATGCCATCTGCACTTTGAAACTATCCTGAACGGCTCGCTGGTCAACCCTATGGGCCTGCTGTAG